A window of the Fuscovulum sp. genome harbors these coding sequences:
- the carA gene encoding glutamine-hydrolyzing carbamoyl-phosphate synthase small subunit, with protein MPTSAQPKPTACLALSDGTVFYGMGFGATGETVAELVFNTAMTGYQEIMTDPSYAGQVVTFTFPHIGNTGVTDEDDETTTPVAAGMVVKWDPTEPSNWRAQGELTQWLARKGRIGIGGIDTRRLTRAIRQQGAPHVALAHDPEGNFDIAALVAKARAWKGLVGLDLAKDVSCTQSYRWDEKRWAWPEGYTQRTGDGLRVVAIDYGAKRNILRCLASSGCEVTVLPASATAEDVLALNPEGVFLSNGPGDPAATGAYAVPMIQGVLAKDLPLFGICLGHQMLALALGARTVKMNHGHHGANHPVKDLTTGKVEITSMNHGFTVDSQTLPAGVSETHVSLFDGSNCGIAVDGKPIFSVQYHPEASPGPQDSYYLFERFAQAMRARRAA; from the coding sequence ATGCCCACCTCCGCCCAGCCCAAACCGACCGCCTGCCTCGCGCTTTCCGATGGAACGGTGTTCTATGGCATGGGCTTCGGGGCCACAGGCGAAACCGTGGCGGAACTGGTCTTCAACACCGCGATGACCGGCTATCAAGAGATTATGACCGACCCATCCTATGCGGGCCAGGTCGTCACCTTCACCTTCCCCCATATCGGCAATACCGGCGTCACGGATGAAGATGACGAAACCACCACCCCCGTTGCCGCAGGCATGGTGGTGAAATGGGATCCGACCGAACCCTCCAACTGGCGCGCGCAGGGTGAACTCACCCAATGGCTTGCCCGCAAGGGCCGCATCGGCATCGGCGGCATTGACACCCGCCGCCTGACCCGCGCCATCCGTCAGCAGGGCGCGCCCCATGTCGCGCTCGCCCATGATCCCGAAGGCAATTTCGACATCGCCGCCCTTGTTGCCAAAGCCCGCGCCTGGAAGGGCCTTGTCGGCCTTGATCTGGCCAAGGATGTCTCCTGCACCCAATCCTATCGCTGGGATGAAAAACGTTGGGCTTGGCCCGAAGGCTATACGCAGCGCACCGGCGATGGCCTGCGCGTCGTGGCCATCGACTACGGCGCGAAACGCAACATCCTGCGCTGCCTCGCCTCGTCGGGCTGCGAAGTCACCGTCCTGCCCGCCTCCGCCACGGCCGAGGATGTGCTGGCCCTCAACCCTGAAGGCGTCTTCCTCTCCAACGGCCCCGGCGACCCGGCCGCCACGGGCGCCTATGCCGTGCCGATGATTCAGGGCGTTCTGGCCAAGGACCTGCCGCTTTTCGGCATCTGCCTCGGCCACCAGATGCTGGCCCTCGCCCTCGGCGCGCGCACGGTCAAGATGAACCACGGCCATCACGGCGCGAACCACCCGGTCAAGGATCTGACTACAGGCAAGGTGGAAATCACATCGATGAACCACGGCTTCACCGTGGACAGCCAGACTCTGCCCGCCGGCGTCAGCGAAACGCATGTCTCGCTCTTTGATGGTTCCAACTGCGGCATTGCCGTGGATGGCAAGCCGATCTTCTCGGTCCAATACCACCCCGAAGCCTCGCCCGGTCCGCAAGACAGCTATTACCTCTTCGAACGCTTCGCCCAGGCGATGCGCGCCCGCCGCGCCGCCTGA
- a CDS encoding aminotransferase class V-fold PLP-dependent enzyme codes for MPGLHAHIDPEGLEEFSVVFTDRSLNHMSARFQGVMRDVSALLKEVYHGSAVALVPGGGTFAMEAVARQFGKGSVLVVRNGWFSFRWSQIFDAGAFAGETTVVMARQTGNDPRAPYAPPPVEEVVAKIREMKPEAVFAPHVETSAGIILPDAYIAQIAAAAHEVGAIMVLDCIASGCIWVDMEATGVDVLISAPQKGWSAAPSAGVVVMSPRAEARLAETDSNSFAMDLKKWRAIMAAYEGGGHAYHATMPTDAIVGFRDAMLETKAMGFAEAKAAQWELGQAVRGLLAGKGVPSVAAEGYQAPGVVVSYTDQPDVQNGAKFRAQGLQIAAGVPLQVGEGPEFKTFRLGLFGLDKLKDVPATVARLERAVEAVL; via the coding sequence ATGCCCGGACTGCATGCACATATCGACCCGGAGGGGCTTGAGGAGTTTTCCGTGGTCTTCACCGACCGCAGCCTGAACCACATGTCAGCGCGGTTTCAGGGCGTGATGCGGGATGTGTCGGCGCTGCTGAAAGAGGTCTATCACGGCTCGGCTGTGGCTTTGGTTCCCGGTGGCGGGACCTTTGCGATGGAGGCTGTGGCGCGGCAGTTCGGCAAGGGATCGGTGCTGGTGGTGCGCAATGGGTGGTTTTCCTTCCGCTGGTCGCAGATCTTTGACGCGGGCGCTTTTGCGGGCGAGACGACGGTGGTGATGGCGCGCCAGACCGGGAATGATCCGCGTGCGCCTTATGCGCCGCCGCCGGTGGAGGAGGTGGTTGCCAAGATCCGCGAGATGAAGCCCGAAGCCGTGTTCGCCCCGCATGTGGAGACGAGCGCGGGGATCATCCTGCCGGATGCGTATATCGCCCAGATCGCCGCTGCGGCGCATGAGGTGGGGGCGATCATGGTGCTGGATTGCATCGCGAGCGGTTGCATCTGGGTGGATATGGAAGCGACCGGGGTGGATGTGCTGATCAGTGCGCCGCAGAAGGGCTGGTCCGCCGCGCCCTCAGCCGGGGTGGTGGTGATGAGCCCGCGCGCCGAGGCGCGGCTGGCCGAGACGGACAGCAATTCCTTTGCGATGGACCTGAAGAAATGGCGGGCCATCATGGCCGCCTATGAGGGTGGCGGGCATGCCTATCATGCCACGATGCCCACGGATGCGATTGTGGGCTTCCGGGACGCGATGCTGGAGACCAAGGCGATGGGTTTTGCCGAGGCCAAGGCCGCACAATGGGAGCTGGGCCAGGCCGTGCGCGGGCTGCTGGCCGGAAAGGGCGTGCCGTCTGTCGCGGCGGAAGGCTATCAGGCCCCCGGCGTGGTGGTGAGCTATACCGACCAGCCCGATGTGCAGAATGGCGCGAAGTTCCGCGCGCAGGGGTTGCAGATCGCGGCGGGTGTGCCGTTGCAGGTGGGCGAGGGGCCGGAGTTCAAGACATTCCGGCTGGGCCTGTTCGGGTTGGACAAGCTGAAGGATGTGCCGGCCACCGTGGCGCGGCTGGAGCGGGCTGTTGAGGCTGTGCTGTAA
- a CDS encoding glycosyltransferase family 2 protein — translation MPVPTRRPGTSLPSLAPFGMAPSTQPMTRGTAAADRPPHLGATAPAAGFSDAQITFLAAPDPAFRNLARAQILPAPPPRPTPPKPDLPRLVDPPPWADLPRQLDLPLPVDPLREPPDLLLLHRLGPAFALRHALLPWRQRNGDIVILTATPAGFDRHSAFLAALFGPRIRPLPCPRPLIEAALLAHAGPGLVQAAEQRPPAIDSCRSLDRVTLTLWAGAIALAMLALATLRPDLAFGLLLGLTALTFLSLTILKFATAAAALRDRQEHAPPLDRADLPIISVLVALYGEAEIAPRLIRRLSALDYPRDRLDVIVLLESSDTPTRTAIAKVDLPPWMRVIAVPDGRIRTKPRALNFGLDFTRGSIIGIYDAEDAPAPDQLLKVAAIFANAPPRLGCLQGMLDFYNPATNWIARCFTLEYAAWFRLFLPGLIRLGLPIPLGGTTLFLRRNAVLDVGAWDAHNVTEDADLGLRLARRGWQTGMLPSVTMEEANCRPVPWVKQRSRWTKGYLMTWLVHMRAPRALLRDLGPRRFVAVQVLILGSLMQGIATPVLWSLWLVAFGLPHPVLDLIDRETLLRLAPLLLGVNLLDFALAAIAMRRAGHAVPWPWLPLLKPYALLTSFAAAKALVEAVTRPFHWDKTKHGHFDGDTEDKP, via the coding sequence ATGCCTGTACCGACCCGCCGCCCCGGCACCAGCCTGCCCAGCCTCGCCCCTTTCGGCATGGCCCCCAGCACCCAACCCATGACGCGCGGCACCGCCGCAGCCGACCGCCCGCCGCACCTCGGGGCCACCGCACCCGCCGCAGGCTTTTCCGATGCGCAGATAACCTTCCTCGCAGCACCCGATCCGGCCTTCCGCAATCTCGCCCGCGCACAAATCCTGCCGGCACCACCCCCGCGCCCCACCCCGCCCAAACCAGACCTGCCCCGATTGGTCGATCCCCCTCCATGGGCCGACCTGCCGCGCCAGCTTGACCTGCCCCTTCCCGTCGATCCGCTGCGCGAACCGCCCGATCTGCTGCTCCTGCACCGCCTCGGGCCTGCCTTCGCCCTGCGCCACGCGCTCCTGCCCTGGCGGCAGCGCAACGGCGATATCGTCATCCTCACCGCCACCCCCGCGGGATTCGACCGGCACAGCGCCTTTCTCGCCGCCCTCTTCGGCCCGCGCATCCGCCCCCTCCCCTGCCCCCGCCCGCTGATCGAGGCGGCCTTGCTTGCCCATGCCGGCCCCGGCCTTGTTCAGGCCGCCGAACAGCGCCCCCCCGCCATCGACAGTTGCCGCAGCCTCGACCGCGTCACCCTCACCCTTTGGGCCGGGGCGATTGCATTGGCCATGCTCGCCCTCGCCACCCTGCGCCCCGATCTGGCCTTCGGCCTTTTGCTGGGGCTGACCGCGCTCACCTTCCTCAGCCTCACCATCCTGAAATTCGCCACCGCCGCCGCCGCCCTGCGTGACCGTCAGGAACACGCCCCCCCGCTCGACCGCGCCGATCTGCCCATCATCTCCGTCCTCGTCGCGCTGTATGGCGAGGCTGAGATTGCCCCCCGCCTGATCCGCCGCCTCTCGGCCCTCGATTACCCGCGCGACCGGCTAGATGTGATCGTCCTGCTGGAATCGTCCGACACCCCCACCCGCACCGCCATCGCCAAGGTTGACCTGCCCCCTTGGATGCGCGTGATCGCCGTGCCCGATGGCCGCATCCGAACCAAACCGCGCGCCCTGAACTTCGGCCTCGATTTCACGCGCGGCAGCATCATCGGCATCTACGATGCCGAAGACGCCCCCGCCCCCGATCAACTGCTCAAGGTGGCCGCCATTTTCGCCAATGCCCCGCCACGGCTGGGCTGCCTGCAAGGGATGCTCGATTTCTACAACCCTGCCACCAACTGGATCGCGCGCTGTTTTACGCTGGAATATGCCGCATGGTTCCGGCTGTTCCTGCCCGGTCTCATCCGCCTTGGCCTGCCCATCCCGCTGGGCGGCACCACGCTCTTCCTGCGCCGCAATGCTGTACTGGATGTGGGCGCATGGGATGCCCATAACGTCACCGAAGATGCCGATCTCGGCCTCCGCCTCGCCCGCCGCGGCTGGCAGACCGGGATGCTCCCCTCTGTCACGATGGAAGAGGCGAACTGTCGCCCGGTGCCCTGGGTCAAGCAGCGCTCGCGCTGGACCAAGGGCTATCTGATGACATGGCTCGTCCACATGCGCGCACCGCGCGCCCTTCTGCGCGACCTCGGCCCCCGCCGATTTGTCGCCGTGCAGGTGCTGATCCTCGGCTCCTTGATGCAGGGCATCGCCACCCCGGTCCTGTGGTCGCTCTGGCTGGTGGCCTTTGGCCTGCCGCATCCGGTGCTGGACCTGATCGATCGCGAAACCCTGCTCCGCCTCGCCCCGCTCCTCCTCGGCGTCAATCTTCTGGATTTCGCTCTGGCCGCAATTGCCATGCGCCGCGCCGGTCACGCGGTGCCATGGCCATGGCTGCCCCTTCTGAAACCCTATGCGCTGCTCACATCCTTCGCCGCCGCCAAAGCGCTGGTCGAGGCTGTCACCCGCCCCTTCCACTGGGACAAGACCAAGCATGGCCACTTCGACGGCGACACCGAAGACAAACCATAA
- a CDS encoding AMP-binding protein, producing the protein MTSKATARPWAAAYPPGVPAEVTAPLAPTLGQLVRDTAAREGNRIAYTVVMPNGMYGDLTFAEVDRLSDAFASYLRDVAGLNPGDRVALQTPNSLTVPVVAFGVFKAGCVLVNINPLYTPSEMAHQLRDASPRLIVITDMFMDKLTEAGKLTPLPQIVVTRVAELMPRAVRGVIGLVQKYWDRTIPAHDLPHIRLPDALAKGAARPAGRHDADLPPDAIAALQYTGGTTGVAKGAILTHRNLLMNMAQAMTFINPHVAPGKEVVLTAIPTYHILAFTLNLLGFFHLGGRNLLIPNPRPLSNLKRAFENYPITWIVGVNTLFNGLMNEFWFRDAPPRALKASFAGGMALHAAVAQRWRDMTGTEIVEGYGLTETSPVATGNPIGRAREGSIGIPMPSTEVRLVDDTGAEVPPGTPGEFTLRGPQVMAGYWQRPEDTAAAICAEGFLRTGDIAVMDPDGYFRIIDRKKDMILVSGFNVYPNEVEDVLARHPGIAESAVIGIPDGAAGEAVRAYIVRRDPTLADVDIRAHCKAHLTAYKVPRQIEFRDDLPKSNVGKILRRELRTEALSSMKGA; encoded by the coding sequence ATGACATCGAAAGCCACGGCCCGTCCCTGGGCCGCCGCTTACCCACCCGGCGTTCCCGCCGAGGTGACAGCACCCCTTGCCCCCACGCTGGGCCAACTGGTCCGCGACACCGCCGCGCGCGAAGGCAACCGCATCGCCTATACCGTGGTCATGCCCAACGGCATGTATGGCGATCTGACCTTTGCCGAGGTGGACCGCCTCTCCGACGCCTTCGCCAGCTATCTGCGCGATGTTGCAGGCCTCAACCCCGGCGACCGGGTGGCGCTGCAAACCCCGAACTCGCTGACCGTCCCGGTCGTGGCCTTCGGCGTGTTCAAGGCGGGCTGCGTGCTGGTCAACATCAACCCGCTCTACACCCCCTCCGAGATGGCGCATCAATTGCGCGACGCCAGCCCCCGGCTGATCGTCATCACCGACATGTTCATGGACAAACTGACCGAGGCGGGAAAGCTCACCCCCCTGCCACAGATCGTGGTCACCCGCGTCGCCGAACTCATGCCCCGCGCCGTGCGCGGCGTGATCGGGCTGGTCCAGAAATACTGGGACCGGACCATCCCCGCGCATGACCTTCCCCATATCCGCTTGCCCGACGCACTGGCCAAGGGCGCGGCCCGCCCCGCCGGCCGCCACGATGCCGATCTTCCCCCCGATGCCATCGCCGCCCTGCAATACACGGGCGGCACCACGGGCGTGGCCAAGGGCGCGATCCTCACCCACCGCAACCTGTTGATGAACATGGCCCAGGCCATGACCTTCATCAATCCGCACGTCGCCCCCGGCAAAGAGGTGGTGCTCACCGCCATCCCCACCTATCACATCCTTGCCTTCACCCTGAACCTTCTGGGCTTTTTCCACCTTGGCGGTCGCAATCTTCTGATACCGAACCCGCGCCCCCTGTCGAACCTCAAACGCGCGTTTGAAAACTACCCGATCACCTGGATCGTCGGGGTGAACACGCTGTTCAACGGGCTGATGAACGAATTCTGGTTCCGCGACGCCCCACCCCGCGCGCTCAAGGCCTCCTTCGCGGGCGGCATGGCCCTGCACGCCGCCGTGGCCCAGCGGTGGCGCGACATGACCGGAACGGAAATCGTCGAAGGCTATGGCCTGACCGAAACCTCCCCCGTCGCCACCGGCAATCCCATCGGCCGCGCGCGCGAAGGCTCCATCGGCATCCCCATGCCCTCGACGGAGGTTCGCCTCGTCGATGACACCGGCGCCGAAGTCCCCCCCGGCACTCCCGGCGAATTTACCCTGCGCGGACCGCAGGTCATGGCAGGCTACTGGCAGCGCCCCGAAGACACCGCCGCCGCGATCTGCGCTGAGGGCTTCCTGCGCACCGGCGACATCGCCGTCATGGACCCGGACGGCTATTTCCGCATCATCGACCGCAAGAAGGACATGATCCTCGTCTCGGGCTTCAACGTCTACCCGAATGAGGTGGAAGATGTTCTCGCCCGCCACCCCGGCATTGCCGAAAGCGCCGTGATCGGGATCCCCGACGGGGCTGCAGGCGAAGCCGTCCGCGCCTATATCGTCCGCCGCGATCCCACGCTGGCGGATGTCGACATCCGCGCCCATTGCAAGGCGCACCTCACCGCCTACAAGGTGCCGCGCCAGATCGAATTCCGCGATGACCTGCCCAAATCCAACGTGGGCAAGATCTTGCGCCGCGAATTGCGGACCGAGGCTCTCTCCAGCATGAAAGGCGCCTGA
- a CDS encoding pyrimidine 5'-nucleotidase codes for MPKQDFLHVRTWVFDLDNTLYPPQMRLFDQIEVRMTNWVMQALNVDRAHADHLRASYWKLYGTTLAGLMAEHRIDPEAYLADVHDIDFSVLSPDPALAAHIAALPGRRIVYTNADAPYAHRVLAARGLTGLFDAVYGVEHAEYRPKPEHAAFQTVFAKDGLDPTRAAMFEDDARNLAAPHAMGMRTVHIAPEAEPAPHIHHHAQDLTAFLAKLTAA; via the coding sequence ATGCCAAAGCAAGATTTCCTCCACGTCCGCACCTGGGTCTTTGACCTCGACAACACGCTCTACCCGCCGCAGATGCGCCTGTTCGACCAGATCGAGGTCCGGATGACCAACTGGGTCATGCAGGCGCTGAATGTCGACCGCGCCCATGCCGATCACCTGCGCGCCAGCTACTGGAAACTTTACGGCACCACGCTGGCCGGCCTCATGGCCGAACACCGGATCGACCCCGAGGCCTATCTCGCCGATGTCCATGACATCGACTTCTCCGTCCTTTCCCCCGATCCCGCGCTCGCCGCGCACATCGCCGCCTTGCCCGGCCGCCGCATCGTCTACACCAATGCCGATGCCCCCTATGCCCATCGCGTGTTGGCCGCCCGCGGCCTGACTGGGCTTTTTGATGCGGTCTATGGCGTGGAACATGCCGAGTACCGTCCGAAACCAGAACACGCCGCCTTCCAGACCGTCTTTGCCAAAGACGGGCTCGATCCCACCCGCGCCGCGATGTTCGAAGATGATGCCCGCAACCTTGCCGCGCCCCATGCCATGGGCATGCGCACCGTGCATATCGCGCCCGAGGCCGAACCTGCGCCGCATATCCACCACCACGCGCAGGACCTGACCGCCTTCCTGGCAAAGCTCACGGCCGCATAG
- a CDS encoding UbiH/UbiF family hydroxylase: MTRETTEILIAGGGVAGLTAAAAFGSAGFSVICVDPTPPVTSMEADGADLRTTAFLQPSIPVLEAAGLWTRLAPHAAALQIMRIVDAGGELPEPRIVKEFDAADISADPFGWNLPNWLLRREMVERLAELPNVSFRPGISATNLLTRDSEALVTLSDGTRIAARMVIAADGRASAMREALEIPVRTMRYGQKALAFAVSHPIPHRNVSTEIHRSGGPFTLVPLPDRNGLPCSAIVWMETGPNIQRLAALPIPEFEAEMNTRSCHILGPLTLISRRTVWPIISQIADRMSGERTALLAEAAHVVPPIGAQGLNMSLADLKALLDLAEADRAGLGSAKMLDTYHRQRHTEVQVRVTGIDALNRASMMGAQGLRDLRATALNALYSVAPVRKTLMRAGLGLR, translated from the coding sequence ATGACCCGCGAAACAACCGAAATCCTCATCGCTGGCGGGGGTGTGGCAGGCCTGACCGCCGCCGCCGCCTTTGGATCAGCGGGTTTCTCGGTGATCTGCGTCGATCCCACCCCCCCCGTCACGAGTATGGAGGCAGATGGCGCCGACCTGCGCACCACCGCCTTCCTGCAACCCTCGATCCCCGTCCTCGAAGCCGCAGGCCTGTGGACCCGCCTCGCCCCCCACGCCGCCGCGCTTCAGATCATGCGCATTGTCGATGCCGGGGGCGAACTTCCCGAACCCCGCATCGTCAAGGAATTTGATGCCGCCGATATCTCGGCGGATCCCTTCGGCTGGAACCTCCCCAACTGGCTCCTGCGCCGCGAAATGGTGGAACGCTTGGCCGAACTGCCCAATGTCTCGTTCCGCCCGGGCATATCAGCCACGAACCTGCTCACCCGCGACAGCGAGGCACTCGTCACCCTGTCCGATGGCACCCGCATCGCCGCCCGCATGGTCATCGCCGCCGATGGCCGCGCCTCCGCGATGCGCGAGGCGCTGGAAATCCCCGTGCGAACCATGCGCTATGGCCAGAAGGCGCTCGCCTTCGCCGTCTCGCACCCGATCCCGCACCGCAACGTCTCGACCGAGATTCACCGCTCGGGCGGCCCCTTCACCCTCGTCCCCCTGCCCGATCGCAACGGTCTGCCCTGCTCGGCCATCGTCTGGATGGAAACCGGCCCCAACATCCAGCGCCTCGCTGCCCTGCCCATCCCGGAGTTCGAGGCAGAGATGAACACCCGCTCCTGCCATATCCTCGGCCCGCTGACCCTGATCAGCCGCCGCACCGTCTGGCCCATAATCAGCCAGATTGCTGACCGCATGTCCGGCGAACGCACCGCCCTGTTGGCCGAAGCCGCGCATGTCGTCCCGCCCATCGGCGCGCAGGGGCTGAACATGTCGCTGGCCGACCTCAAGGCCCTGCTGGATTTGGCCGAGGCAGATCGCGCCGGTCTGGGCAGCGCAAAGATGCTCGACACCTATCACCGCCAACGCCACACCGAGGTTCAGGTCCGCGTCACCGGGATCGACGCGCTCAACCGCGCCTCAATGATGGGCGCGCAAGGCCTGCGCGATCTGCGCGCCACCGCGCTGAACGCGCTCTATTCCGTGGCCCCCGTCCGCAAAACACTCATGCGCGCGGGCCTCGGCCTGCGCTAG
- a CDS encoding GntR family transcriptional regulator yields the protein MQKDAYTLILEAIDAGLYKPGDRLVESELAERLGVSRTPVREALQRLETQAMLTRDGRSLIVASLDHNQLAELYAVRTELEGLAARLAARHATDEEIRVLRGMVDDDLALLGADPKLLSRANKRFHKQIHLASHNRFLVQQLDLVHRSMALMANTSFAAEGRDEVALAEHDQIVRAIEARDGEAAYQALRQHISKAFETRLRVDAGEIRTR from the coding sequence GTGCAGAAGGATGCGTATACGCTGATCCTGGAGGCGATTGATGCGGGGCTGTACAAGCCCGGTGATCGGCTGGTGGAATCGGAATTGGCCGAACGGTTGGGGGTATCGCGCACGCCAGTGCGCGAGGCGTTGCAGCGGTTGGAGACGCAGGCGATGCTAACGCGCGACGGGCGAAGCCTGATCGTGGCGTCGCTGGACCACAACCAGTTGGCCGAGCTTTACGCGGTGCGGACCGAGTTGGAGGGGCTGGCGGCACGGCTGGCGGCGCGACATGCGACGGATGAAGAGATCCGGGTGCTGCGCGGGATGGTCGATGACGATCTGGCCTTGCTTGGGGCGGACCCCAAGCTGCTGAGCCGTGCGAACAAGCGGTTTCACAAGCAAATCCATCTGGCCAGCCACAACCGGTTTCTGGTGCAGCAATTGGACCTTGTGCATCGGTCGATGGCCTTGATGGCCAATACCTCTTTTGCGGCCGAAGGGCGGGATGAGGTGGCGCTGGCCGAGCATGACCAGATTGTCCGGGCAATCGAGGCGCGGGATGGAGAGGCCGCCTATCAGGCGCTGCGCCAGCACATCAGCAAGGCTTTCGAGACGCGGTTGCGGGTGGATGCGGGCGAGATTCGCACGCGCTGA
- a CDS encoding GatB/YqeY domain-containing protein gives MSLRERLQIALKDAMKAKAAERLSTLRLINAAIKDREIAGRGEAGEQEVGDPEILAIMGKMVKQRQESARAYEEGGRLELAAKEINEIGVIEEFLPRQLSSDEVEVAVKAAIAEAGATSIRDMGRVMAVLKGKHTGQMDFGAVGPKVKDLLA, from the coding sequence ATGTCATTGCGGGAACGCCTGCAGATTGCGTTGAAAGATGCGATGAAGGCCAAGGCGGCCGAGCGGCTTTCGACGTTGCGGCTGATCAATGCCGCGATCAAGGATCGCGAGATCGCCGGGCGCGGCGAGGCCGGGGAGCAGGAGGTTGGCGATCCGGAAATTCTGGCCATCATGGGAAAGATGGTCAAGCAGCGTCAGGAAAGCGCGCGCGCCTATGAAGAGGGCGGGCGGCTGGAGCTGGCGGCTAAGGAAATCAACGAGATCGGCGTGATTGAGGAGTTCTTGCCGCGCCAGCTTTCGTCGGATGAGGTGGAGGTCGCGGTCAAGGCGGCGATTGCCGAGGCGGGGGCGACAAGCATCCGCGACATGGGCCGGGTTATGGCGGTGCTGAAGGGCAAGCATACCGGGCAGATGGATTTCGGCGCGGTGGGGCCGAAGGTGAAGGACCTGCTGGCCTGA
- a CDS encoding bile acid:sodium symporter: protein MVGPLEQAILALMIAVIMLGMGASLTPRDFTSALKRPQGLFIGVVSQYGFMPLIAFTLAMVLPVSDPVKIGLLIMGCMPGGTTSNIFTYFSKGNLALSVLMTVTSTLFGVVLIPILLLVYAAGLDIDIPASNIVVTLILLLVPVAIGMAIRRWNANVGALVELGGSALGIFFIVFLLVSWVPRNWAFLLTTPASVFLGAIALGVVGFACGYGLSVLLRQTPRNARTVALETGIQNGPLAVALVVLTFASAEQQEILAVPVLYSLFIVISSSLLTFWFRRIDARSQQALPNALL, encoded by the coding sequence ATGGTCGGACCTCTCGAACAGGCGATCCTCGCCCTGATGATCGCCGTCATCATGCTGGGCATGGGTGCCTCGCTCACCCCGCGCGATTTCACCTCGGCGCTGAAACGGCCGCAGGGCCTGTTCATCGGCGTGGTATCACAATACGGCTTCATGCCACTGATCGCCTTCACCCTCGCCATGGTGCTGCCGGTCAGTGACCCGGTGAAGATCGGCCTCCTGATCATGGGCTGCATGCCCGGCGGCACAACCTCGAACATCTTCACCTATTTCTCCAAAGGCAATCTTGCCCTCTCGGTGCTGATGACGGTGACCTCCACCCTTTTTGGTGTGGTGCTGATCCCGATCCTGCTGCTGGTCTATGCCGCAGGGCTGGATATCGACATTCCGGCCTCCAACATCGTGGTCACGCTGATCCTCTTGCTGGTTCCCGTGGCCATCGGCATGGCGATCCGCCGCTGGAACGCCAATGTCGGCGCGCTGGTGGAACTGGGCGGCTCCGCGCTGGGGATCTTCTTCATCGTCTTCCTGCTGGTGTCATGGGTACCGCGCAACTGGGCCTTCCTCCTCACCACACCCGCATCGGTCTTTCTGGGGGCCATTGCGCTGGGGGTGGTAGGCTTTGCCTGTGGTTACGGCCTGTCGGTCCTGCTGCGCCAAACGCCGCGCAATGCCCGCACCGTGGCACTGGAAACCGGCATCCAGAACGGACCCCTTGCAGTGGCCCTGGTTGTGCTGACCTTCGCCAGCGCAGAGCAGCAGGAAATCCTCGCCGTGCCGGTGCTCTATTCGCTATTCATCGTGATCTCGTCCAGCCTGCTCACGTTCTGGTTCCGCCGGATCGACGCACGCTCGCAGCAGGCCCTGCCCAACGCCCTGCTCTGA